Proteins encoded by one window of Cloeon dipterum chromosome 4, ieCloDipt1.1, whole genome shotgun sequence:
- the LOC135944424 gene encoding uncharacterized protein LOC135944424 isoform X1, whose product MALNPCNCCSLLVATSVAGIYALVAYVIAIVLETWWMIQDKSEVPAGAYLLCFGHLVTIVLSGLLIVGIALKQTQWLLVWAASVGTWLIPEAALALYMSFSHWKIESPQGVTELLFWTIRASLNIVSVTCVACQYAVWMEEKIIMRRLHILNLQEAAMRKASEHAAASKNGHNNPGFINSSNEQVNKMPLAAIQSLGNASRHASTTNLASPGAAQHLQNRPHTSSIPSNLHFISCYEKTMTRVAGLSSNEFNASMFVRQSPNNVALQRARSLLEMQIQNNNVWGYPSQLNQVSLCPGYLEQGPADNMSTQSLDRRQIKSQMRLQQHFRGPSHAQHFGTLPRTFRMQRTLSNGSLQESNHSSHTSLASQQSDQRYKDIAL is encoded by the exons ATGGCCCTTAACCCTTGCAACTGCTGCAGTTTACTCGTCGCCACCTCCGTCGCAGGCATCTACGCCCTA GTCGCGTACGTTATCGCGATAGTGTTGGAAACTTGGTGGATGATCCAAGATAAAa GTGAAGTTCCTGCTGGTGCTTATCTGCTGTGTTTTGGCCACTTAGTTACCATAGTCCTTTCTGGACTTTTAATAGTCGGGATTGCACTC AAGCAGACGCAATGGCTGCTGGTTTGGGCCGCGTCAGTGGGCACCTGGCTCATACCGGAGGCTGCCCTCGCCCTTTATATGAGTTTCAGTCACTGG AAAATAGAATCGCCGCAAGGAGTGACCGAGCTCCTGTTTTGGACCATACGAGCGTCGTTAAAT ATCGTTAGCGTCACTTGCGTGGCTTGTCAGTATGCGGTGTGGATGGAGGAGAAAATTATCATGAGACGCttacacattttaaatctG CAAGAGGCCGCTATGCGAAAAGCCTCCGAGCACGCTGCCGCTTCTAAAAATGGGCATAACAACCCGGGATTTATTAATTCTTCCAACGAACAAGTCAACAAGATGCCCCTGGCCGCGATCCAGAGTCTAGGAAACGCTTCAAGACA CGCTAGCACCACGAATTTGGCAAGCCCAGGAGCGGCCCAGCACCTACAAAATAGACCGCATACATCAAGCATTCCCagtaatttacattttatcagCTGCTATGAAAAGACCATGACAAGAG tggcAGGATTATCAAGCAACGAATTCAACGCTTCCATGTTTGTGCGCCAAAGTCCTAACAACGTAGCTCTGCAGAGAGCTCGCTCTCTCCTAGAAATGCAGATCCAGAACAACAATGTTTGGGGATACCCAAGTCAATTAAATCAAGTTTCTTTGTGCCCAG GTTACTTGGAGCAAGGACCTGCGGACAATATGTCGACTCAAAGTCTGGACCGGCGCCAGATAAAATCGCAAATGAGACTGCAGCAGCACTTTAGAGGACCTTCACATGCTCAGCATTTTGGGACGCTGCCACGCACTTTCCGCATGCAGCGAACGCTGAGCAACGGCTCTCTGCAAGAAAGCAACCACAGCAGCCACACCTCACTCGCTTCACAACAGTCCGACCAGAGATACAAAGACATTGCTCTCTAG
- the LOC135944424 gene encoding uncharacterized protein LOC135944424 isoform X2: MALNPCNCCSLLVATSVAGIYALVAYVIAIVLETWWMIQDKSEVPAGAYLLCFGHLVTIVLSGLLIVGIALKQTQWLLVWAASVGTWLIPEAALALYMSFSHWKIESPQGVTELLFWTIRASLNIVSVTCVACQYAVWMEEKIIMRRLHILNLQEAAMRKASEHAAASKNGHNNPGFINSSNEQVNKMPLAAIQSLGNASRHASTTNLASPGAAQHLQNRPHTSSIPSNLHFISCYEKTMTRGLSSNEFNASMFVRQSPNNVALQRARSLLEMQIQNNNVWGYPSQLNQVSLCPGYLEQGPADNMSTQSLDRRQIKSQMRLQQHFRGPSHAQHFGTLPRTFRMQRTLSNGSLQESNHSSHTSLASQQSDQRYKDIAL; encoded by the exons ATGGCCCTTAACCCTTGCAACTGCTGCAGTTTACTCGTCGCCACCTCCGTCGCAGGCATCTACGCCCTA GTCGCGTACGTTATCGCGATAGTGTTGGAAACTTGGTGGATGATCCAAGATAAAa GTGAAGTTCCTGCTGGTGCTTATCTGCTGTGTTTTGGCCACTTAGTTACCATAGTCCTTTCTGGACTTTTAATAGTCGGGATTGCACTC AAGCAGACGCAATGGCTGCTGGTTTGGGCCGCGTCAGTGGGCACCTGGCTCATACCGGAGGCTGCCCTCGCCCTTTATATGAGTTTCAGTCACTGG AAAATAGAATCGCCGCAAGGAGTGACCGAGCTCCTGTTTTGGACCATACGAGCGTCGTTAAAT ATCGTTAGCGTCACTTGCGTGGCTTGTCAGTATGCGGTGTGGATGGAGGAGAAAATTATCATGAGACGCttacacattttaaatctG CAAGAGGCCGCTATGCGAAAAGCCTCCGAGCACGCTGCCGCTTCTAAAAATGGGCATAACAACCCGGGATTTATTAATTCTTCCAACGAACAAGTCAACAAGATGCCCCTGGCCGCGATCCAGAGTCTAGGAAACGCTTCAAGACA CGCTAGCACCACGAATTTGGCAAGCCCAGGAGCGGCCCAGCACCTACAAAATAGACCGCATACATCAAGCATTCCCagtaatttacattttatcagCTGCTATGAAAAGACCATGACAAGAG GATTATCAAGCAACGAATTCAACGCTTCCATGTTTGTGCGCCAAAGTCCTAACAACGTAGCTCTGCAGAGAGCTCGCTCTCTCCTAGAAATGCAGATCCAGAACAACAATGTTTGGGGATACCCAAGTCAATTAAATCAAGTTTCTTTGTGCCCAG GTTACTTGGAGCAAGGACCTGCGGACAATATGTCGACTCAAAGTCTGGACCGGCGCCAGATAAAATCGCAAATGAGACTGCAGCAGCACTTTAGAGGACCTTCACATGCTCAGCATTTTGGGACGCTGCCACGCACTTTCCGCATGCAGCGAACGCTGAGCAACGGCTCTCTGCAAGAAAGCAACCACAGCAGCCACACCTCACTCGCTTCACAACAGTCCGACCAGAGATACAAAGACATTGCTCTCTAG
- the dpa gene encoding DNA replication licensing factor MCM4 yields the protein MSSPAPSRTPSKRTTRSQTNTPSRDEASEKGTPAKRRATPQKSPATTPLRVGARGRNARPGAMGTIAESSELGTPAGGSQENNAMTSPLAIGAEHMGLSEIDLSSPLNYGTPSSLGSLRTPRTGIQDTPVRVRADIGSERTLRRIVLPSDAPAPGDESSQTGSQTGVKEVIWGTDVDVGKCKQRFRRFIENFVDPDMEPDEANMATTNVNEPLYMQKLKEVLALEDPYVNVNCEHLKTFCPELFAQLVRYPQEVLPFLDMAINELFFEKHPAAVLEHQIQVRPFNSEVTTSMRNLNPEDIDQLITLCGMVIRTSDIIPEMREAFFKCIVCGSTTEVVVEKGRIAEPTLCGNCNTNHCFTLVHNRSQFCDKQLVKLQESPDDMPAAQTPQTVLLYCCNDLVDKVQPGDRVTVTGIYRAIPSVLNPRMRNVRSVYRTHIDVVHFRKSSTKRLYENEEGNNLHFSEERIGQLKELSEKDDIYERMAHALAPNIYENEDIKKGILLQLFGGTKKIFNSQGRSNFRAEIHILLCGDPGTSKSQLLQYVYHLVPRAQFTSGKGSSAVGLSAYVTRDPETRQLVLQTGALVLADNGICCIDEFDKMNDSTRSMLHEVMEQQTLSITKAGIICQLNARTSVLAAANPVESQWSKNKTIIDNINLPHTLLSRFDLIFLLLDPQDELYDRRLAKHLVGMYQSTPEDDEQDYINMLLMRDYIAYAREFIKPKITEEASNRLVEMYVTMRQTGMSRGQISAYPRQLESLVRLAEAHAKMRFSQTVELIDAEEAWRLHREALKQSATDPLSGRIDVSILTTGISSAGRKHREKLMKELKKMIENQSKGTTLNFKKCLNDMREKADLMVTNEMLEDALSSLQNEGVVNLISRSSFRIC from the exons ATGTCCAGCCCAGCACCTTCTAGGACACCATCCAAAAGGACAACCAGGTCGCAGACAAACACTCCGAGCCGAGATGAAGCATCAG aaaaaGGGACGCCTGCCAAACGCCGCGCAACACCTCAGAAATCTCCTGCGACCACCCCACTTCGTGTTGGGGCTCGCGGAAGAAATGCTCGACCCGGCGCGATGGGTACCATAGCCGAGTCTTCTGAACTAGGCACACCAGCGGGTGGAAGTCAGGAAAACAACGCCATGACCAGCCCTCTGGCAATTGGGGCTGAGCATATGG GATTAAGTGAAATCGACCTGAGCTCCCCATTAAATTACGGAACCCCAAGCTCTCTTGGCTCCTTGAGAACTCCTCGAACAGGAATTCAGGATACGCCTGTCCGAGTTCGAGCAGACATAGGGTCTGAGAGGACCTTGCGTCGTATTGTCCTGCCTTCAGATGCG CCTGCGCCAGGAGATGAATCAAGCCAGACTGGCAGTCAAACAGGCGTGAAGGAAGTCATCTGGGGTACTGATGTGGACGTTGGCAAGTGCAAACAGAGGTTCCGCCGTTTCATCGAGAATTTTGTTGACCCTGACATGGAGCCTGATGAGGCCAACATGGCCACCACCAACGTGAACGAACCTTTATACATGCAGAAGCTGAAGGAAGTGTTAGCTTTGGAGGATCCATATGTGAATGTCAACTGCGAGCACCTCAAAACCTTTTGCCCTGAGCTGTTCGCACAGCTGGTGCGCTACCCTCAGGAAGTGCTTCCATTCCTTGACATGGCCATCAATGAGCTTTTCTTTGAGAAGCATCCAGCTGCCGTTCTTGAGCACCAAATCCAAGTCCGCCCGTTTAACTCTGAGGTTACCACCAGCATGAGAAACCTTAATCCAGAAG ATATTGACCAACTCATCACCTTGTGTGGAATGGTCATCAGAACTTCTGACATCATTCCCGAAATGCGAGAAGCATTCTTTAAATGCATTGTTTGTGGAAGCACTACTGAAGTTGTTGTCGAAAAGGGCAGAATTGCGGAGCCTACCCTCTGTGGTAACTGCAACACAAATCATTGCTTCACTCTGGTCCACAACCGCTCTCAATTCTGCGACAAACAGCTGGTGAAACTGCAGGAGTCGCCTG ATGACATGCCTGCGGCCCAAACGCCACAAACTGTTCTGTTATATTGCTGCAATGATTTGGTGGACAAGGTTCAACCCGGCGACCGAGTAACCGTCACAGGCATCTACCGTGCCATTCCTTCTGTGCTCAACCCACGCATGCGAAACGTCCGGTCTGTGTACCGAACGCACATTGACGTTGTACACTTCCGCAAGAGCAGTACCAAGAGGCTGTATGAAAATGAGGAGGGCAACAATCTCCACTTCTCTGAGGAAAGAATCGGCCAGCTGAAGGAGCTCTCTGAGAAGGATGACATTTATGAGCGGATGGCGCACGCTCTTGCTCccaatatttatgaaaatgagGACATCAAGAAGGGAATCTTGCTGCAGTTGTTTGGCGGTACCAAAAAGATATTCAACTCTCAAGGGCGAAGCAATTTTAG GGCTGAGATCCATATTTTGCTCTGCGGAGACCCTGGCACCAGCAAGTCGCAGCTGCTGCAGTATGTGTACCATCTTGTGCCAAGGGCCCAGTTCACGTCTGGAAAAGGTTCATCGGCTGTTGGTCTGTCCGCCTATGTAACGAGGGACCCTGAGACACGGCAGCTTGTTCTGCAGAC GGGTGCCCTTGTTCTGGCCGACAATGGAATCTGCTGCATTGATGAATTTGACAAGATGAATGACTCAACGCGCAGCATGTTGCATGAGGTAATGGAGCAGCAAACGCTGAGCATCACCAAGGCCGGAATCATTTGCCAGTTGAACGCCAGAACGTCTGTTCTTGCTGCTGCCAATCCTGTCGAGTCTCAGTGGAGCAAGAACAAAACCATCATTGACAACATCAACCTGCCACACACCCTTCTCTCAAG ATTTGACTTGATTTTCCTCTTGCTCGACCCTCAAGATGAACTGTATGACAGGCGTCTTGCCAAGCACTTGGTTGGAATGTATCAAAGCACTCCTGAGGATGATGAACAAGATTATATT AACATGCTCCTGATGAGAGACTACATCGCCTATGCAAGAGAGTTCATCAAACCAAAGATCACTGAAGAAGCGAGCAACCGTTTGGTTGAAATGTACGTCACAATGAGACAAACCGGAATGTCTCGTGGACAAATTTCCGCCTACCCACGACAGCTGGAGTCGCTGGTCCGTCTTGCAGAGGCTCACGCCAAAATGAGATTCAGCCAGACGGTTGAGCTAATTGATGCTGAGGAGGCTTGGAG GCTGCACAGGGAAGCGCTGAAGCAGTCTGCAACCGACCCTCTCTCAGGCAGGATCGACGTCAGTATTTTGACAACTGGAATTAGCTCTGCAGGAAGAAAACACAGAGAAAAGCTTATGAAGGAGTTGAAGAAAATGATCGAAAACCAATCCAAGGGAACAACCCTCAACTTCAAGAAATGCCTCAATGATATGCGTGAAAAGGCTGACCTG ATGGTCACCAATGAGATGCTTGAAGATGCTCTCAGCTCCCTGCAGAATGAAGGTGTTGTTAATTTGATTAGCAGATCATCGTTCAGAATATGCTAA
- the LOC135942689 gene encoding nucleolar complex protein 4 homolog B, giving the protein MISTVLNSSTSIFKLAEDFVQSRKNANNLALLVEFLASKSNVNSKLTNCSILALQTIFTHALAERNRRRGEDCGDAENKYQEWIFSKYEEAIPLLLNVLKGTKHPYSVREQAMVTYVNLIKLESLYVNKPDSKDVFCLPKLKYYNLLKTVVSSKKAESRKSKVQTKLLNRLSEFTALHDVALQTWVSCVTLTKCDKKVPTETKISNILQLLKTTAIPSLNARDKNPDQLIFPNRAKKIPRKFFSKKLPHAIDGVWDNIKKWHHTESTLHETLLLLIEKIMDNLSQPKMLTDFLMTSLNYGGALSLLSLQGIFNLIQKHNIEYPDVYSKLYSLFTPDILRTKYKQRLFFLSDLFLSSTHIPESLVAAFAKRLSRLALTASTTDALIIIRFVGNLLIRHKSVQKMIHNPEGGYVDCDPYVEDEADPCNSKAIHSCLWELKSLQNHLVPGVAIAARFIDDKLPTVEWDLADVLETKYCEVFEKEMNKKAKEITLNFIPPTNEVLEKLKRTF; this is encoded by the exons ATGATTTCCACAGTGCTTAACAGCTCAACCTCGATTTTCAAACTAGCTGAAGACTTTGTGCAAAGTCGAAAAAATGCGAATAATTTGGCACTGCTGGTTGAGTTCCTTGCTAGCAAGAGCAATGTAAACAGCAAGCTCACCAACTGCAGTATTCTCGCTCTGCAAACCATTTTTACTCACGCTTTGGCTGAAAGGAATAGACGACGTGGAGAGGATTGTG gtgatgctgaaaacaaatatcAAGAATGGATATTTTCAAAGTATGAAGAGGCCATTCCTCTTCTCCTGAATGTCCTGAAAGGCACAAAACACCCTTACTCCGTTAGAGAACAAGCTATGGTCACTTACGTGAACTTGATCAAATTGGAGAGTCTCTACGTTAACAAACCTGACTCGAAGGATGTTTTCTGTCTACCAAAGTTGAAATATTAC aACTTGTTGAAGACAGTGGTGTCAAGCAAGAAGGCTGAGTCGCGAAAGTCGAAAGTGCAGACAAAACTTTTGAACCGTTTGTCTGAATTCACTGCTCTGCACGATGTAGCTCTGCAAACATGGGTGTCCTGTGTTACATTGACAAAATGTGACAAGAAAGTGccaactgaaacaaaaattagcaacaTATTGCAGCTGCTCAAAACAACC GCAATTCCATCATTGAATGCGCGAGACAAGAATCCAGATCAGTTGATTTTCCCAAACAGAG CTAAAAAGATACCAAGAAAATTCTTTAGCAAGAAACTTCCTCACGCCATCGACGGGGTTTGggacaatattaaaaaatggcatcATACTGAAAGCACTCTGCACGAAACCCTGTTGCTgctcattgaaaaaataatggacAACCTGTCTCAACCCAAGATGCTGACAGATTTTCTCATGACCTCTCTGAACTATG gtGGAGCATTGAGCCTCTTGTCCCTCCAAGGAATTTTCAACCTCATCCAAAAACACAACAT agAGTACCCTGATGTGTATTCTAAGCTCTACTCGCTCTTCACGCCAGACATTCTGAGGACCAAATACAAGCAGAGGCTGTTTTTCCTctctgatttatttctttcctcgAC TCACATCCCTGAATCCCTGGTTGCTGCCTTTGCTAAGCGCCTGAGCCGCTTGGCTCTGACTGCGTCGACAACTGATGCCCTTATCATCATTCGCTTTGTTGGAAACTTGCTGATCCGTCACAAGAGCGTTCAGAAAATGATCCACAACCCTGAAGGAGGATATG TTGATTGCGATCCATATGTTGAGGACGAGGCTGACCCTTGCAATAGTAAGGCGATTCACTCCTGTCTTTGGGAGCTGAAGAGCCTGCAAAACCACCTGGTGCCTGGTGTCGCGATTGCTGCGCGTTTCATTGACGATAAATTGCCTACCGTTGAGTGGGACTTGGCTGACGTGCTTGAGACAAAATACTGCGAA gtatttgaaaaggaaatgaaCAAGAAGGCCAAAGAGATAACGCTCAACTTCATTCCACCCACCAATGAAgttcttgaaaaattgaagaggACGTTTTAA
- the LOC135942692 gene encoding prenylated Rab acceptor protein 1 — MADVEINVSGEMDVPPEGAVSQPMSIKSLMQFPNKLTVPTVTEWISQRRQNVRPWTTFCSTSRFKTPATIPRLTRRLVKNIEYFQSNYLFVFIGLVIFCLLTSPLLLIVVAASLGACYIVSLKNEERKLQVLGKELSLFQQYLIVGVFSIPLFIWAGAQAAVFWVIGASVLTISLHAAFYNIESLLSPEEEFDLVLQQV, encoded by the exons ATGGCTGAcgttgaaataaatgtttctgGTGAGATGGATGTGCCACCTGAGGGAGCAGTCAGCCAACCTATGTCAATCAaaag TTTGATGCAGTTTCCTAATAAACTCACTGTGCCTACTGTGACGGAGTGGATTTCCCAGAGGAGGCAGAATGTGCGCCCTTGGACAACCTTCTGCAGCACATCAAGGTTCAAAACGCCAGCTACCATACCCAGATTGACCAGGAGATTGGTTAAAAACATTGAATACTTCCAGAGCAATTACCTCTTCGTTTTTATTGGACTTGTGATATTCTGCCT GCTGACATCGCCTCTTCTCTTGATAGTAGTAGCGGCCTCGTTAGGCGCTTGCTACATCGTTTCCCTCAAGAACGAGGAAAGGAAACTCCAAGTGCTTGGAAAAGAACTCTCTTTGTTCCAACAATACTTGATCGTTGGAGTTTTCTCCATACCGCTTTTCATTTGGGCTGGAGCCCAGGCTGCAGTCTTCTGGGTCATAG GCGCTTCTGTCCTAACTATTTCTCTACACGCTGCTTTCTACAACATTGAATCACTGCTTAGTCCTGAAGAGGAGTTTGACCTTGTTTTGCAGCAAGTTTGA
- the rswl gene encoding mitochondrial ribonuclease P protein 1 homolog, with protein MHSVCMRLMIKQSSALRAAAKLSSSVLMGAQPKSWQLCHKSKSNVFSFTQRMCSSSSATQPQIEESEDEDPAAAAAENENVGTSKVIYYTPAEIYENPSLLTLITNGDPEAEKTLRILCLELDVFRQSGRDVPDSLSVESWKDLLQMSSVHKRTKFYRFLFIKSCIKAKEKEKRKRKSEEYLAYLEQKKENADADSGHLKYGLMNNGILLRIYESTITEYNNYRLIRCMEMQEQKLFIDCGFEQNMSQLEISSFSKQLMIAFRDNRAHDQPFDLHLCNARPEDRTLQDMQKSMPTLFNKTFPLNITEKNYTDVVPKKNIVYLTPHCREVMDEFDHDANYIIGGIVDRSNQEPLSLAKAKKEGLRMAKLPLDQYLNWGQSGSKSLTINQVVCILLDLRMTGDWEYALRHVPRRKLRTDEEFLRSTSKFSKHRNPFASWDERGGNRFKR; from the coding sequence ATGCATTCCGTGTGCATGAGGCTCATGATCAAGCAAAGCAGCGCTTTGCGAGCTGCTGCAAAACTTAGTTCTTCTGTTTTAATGGGCGCCCAACCAAAGTCCTGGCAGCTTTGCCACAAGAGCAAATCTAATGTCTTCAGTTTCACCCAGAGAATGTGCAGCTCTTCTTCAGCCACACAGCCACAAATTGAAGAGAGTGAGGATGAAGatccagcggcggcggcagcagaaaatgaaaatgttggCACCAGTAAAGTGATTTACTATACTCCTGCAGAAATATACGAAAACCCGTCCTTGCTGACACTTATCACAAATGGGGATCCAGAAGCTGAGAAGACCTTGCGAATTTTGTGCCTGGAGCTCGACGTTTTTAGACAATCCGGCAGAGATGTGCCAGACAGCTTAAGCGTGGAGAGTTGGAAGGACCTGCTGCAAATGTCGTCTGTGCACAAGAGAACCAAATTTTACAGGTTCCTCTTCATCAAATCGTGCATCAAAGccaaagaaaaggaaaagcgaAAGAGGAAATCCGAGGAATATCTAGCTTATTTGGAGCAGAAGAAGGAAAATGCCGACGCCGACAGCGGTCACCTGAAGTATGGTCTTATGAACAATGGAATTTTACTGAGGATATACGAAAGCACCATAACGGAATACAACAACTACCGTCTAATCAGGTGCATGGAGATGCAGGAGCAGAAGTTATTCATCGATTGCGGCTTTGAACAAAACATGTCGCAGCTTGAGATCAGCAGCTTCTCCAAACAGCTGATGATCGCGTTTCGGGACAACAGGGCGCACGACCAGCCGTTCGACTTGCATTTGTGTAACGCACGCCCAGAAGATAGAACCTTGCAGGACATGCAGAAAAGCATGCCGACTCTATTCAACAAGACTTTCCCGCTGAACATaacagagaaaaattacaCAGACGTGGTGCCAAAGAAGAACATTGTGTACTTGACGCCGCACTGCCGAGAAGTGATGGACGAGTTTGATCACGATGCTAACTACATTATCGGTGGAATCGTGGACAGGTCGAATCAAGAGCCTCTTTCTCTGGCCAAGGCGAAGAAAGAGGGACTGCGCATGGCCAAGCTTCCTTTAGACCAATACTTGAATTGGGGACAAAGTGGTTCGAAAAGCTTGACAATCAACCAGGTGGTATGCATATTGCTGGATTTGAGGATGACAGGTGACTGGGAATACGCGCTCAGGCATGTGCCGAGAAGGAAGTTGAGGACTGATGAAGAGTTTTTGAGGTCTACTTCGAAATTCTCCAAACATCGTAATCCATTTGCCAGTTGGGATGAACGAGGGGGCAACCGGTTTAAACGGTAG